In Holophagales bacterium, one DNA window encodes the following:
- a CDS encoding adenylosuccinate lyase encodes MPASNPQNPLHDRYASREMARIFSADHRYAAWRHLWIALAECQAELGLPISRTQLAALREAAPKLDLARVAELERQTRHDVVAHLRHFAEQAGEAGGILHLGATSAFVTDNADLLLAKEGLELLERRLATVVRELATFARRTKDIATLAYTHFQPAQLTTVGKRACLWLQDFVLDIEEVRARRAKLRCRGVKGTTGTQASFMTLFHGDPVKVRLLDRRLAERFGFAGSFPVTGQTYPRKQDSQLLATLAGVAESSHKMATDLRLLQGLGELAEPFDADQVGSSAMAYKRNPVRAERICSLSRRLITDSLNGPLNAATQWLERSLDDSANRRLVLPDAFLTCDAILSLAGHVASGIQVREGTIRARVSRELPFMATETLLMEAALRGGDRQVLHERIRRYSLEAQERVAEGGDNPLIDRIVGDPDFRLQRDEVARWIDPAAFTGRSSAQVDEFLDGVVGPLLDELDAAPLESPRI; translated from the coding sequence ATGCCCGCGAGCAACCCCCAGAACCCCCTGCATGATCGCTACGCCTCGCGCGAGATGGCGCGGATCTTCTCCGCCGATCATCGATATGCCGCCTGGCGCCATCTCTGGATCGCCTTGGCCGAGTGCCAGGCCGAGCTCGGCCTGCCGATCAGTCGCACCCAGCTTGCCGCCCTGCGGGAGGCTGCGCCGAAGCTCGACCTCGCCCGGGTCGCCGAGCTCGAGCGGCAGACCCGCCACGACGTGGTGGCCCATCTGCGACATTTCGCCGAGCAGGCCGGCGAGGCCGGGGGAATCCTGCACCTGGGAGCGACTTCGGCCTTCGTGACCGACAACGCCGACCTGCTCCTCGCCAAGGAGGGGCTGGAGCTCCTCGAACGGCGGCTCGCCACGGTCGTCCGCGAGCTGGCCACCTTCGCCCGCCGGACCAAGGACATCGCGACGCTGGCGTACACCCATTTCCAGCCCGCCCAGCTCACCACCGTCGGCAAGCGGGCCTGCCTCTGGCTGCAGGACTTCGTCCTCGACATCGAGGAGGTCCGAGCGCGGCGCGCCAAGCTCCGCTGTCGCGGGGTCAAGGGCACCACGGGGACCCAGGCGAGCTTCATGACGCTGTTCCACGGCGACCCGGTCAAGGTCCGCCTGCTCGATCGGCGCCTGGCCGAGCGGTTCGGATTCGCCGGCAGCTTCCCGGTCACGGGGCAGACCTACCCGCGCAAGCAGGACAGTCAGTTGCTCGCCACGCTGGCCGGCGTCGCCGAGAGCAGCCACAAGATGGCAACCGACCTGCGCTTGCTCCAGGGACTCGGCGAGCTCGCCGAGCCTTTCGACGCCGACCAGGTCGGCTCGTCGGCGATGGCCTACAAACGCAATCCGGTCCGGGCCGAGCGGATCTGTTCCCTCTCGCGCCGGCTGATCACCGACAGCCTGAACGGCCCACTCAACGCCGCGACCCAGTGGCTGGAGCGGAGCCTCGACGACTCGGCGAACCGGCGGTTGGTGCTTCCCGACGCCTTCCTGACCTGCGACGCCATCCTCTCCCTGGCCGGTCACGTGGCCTCCGGCATCCAGGTTCGGGAGGGGACGATCCGGGCTCGGGTAAGCCGCGAGCTGCCGTTCATGGCGACGGAGACGCTCCTCATGGAAGCCGCGCTTCGAGGCGGCGACCGCCAGGTGCTGCACGAGCGCATCCGCCGTTACAGCCTCGAAGCCCAGGAACGGGTGGCCGAGGGCGGCGACAATCCGCTGATCGACCGGATCGTCGGCGATCCCGACTTCCGCCTGCAGCGCGACGAAGTCGCCCGCTGGATCGATCCGGCCGCGTTCACCGGCCGCTCCTCGGCCCAGGTCGACGAGTTCCTCGACGGCGTCGTCGGTCCGCTGCTCGACGAGCTCGACGCCGCCCCGCTCGAGTCGCCCCGGATCTAG
- a CDS encoding TIGR04283 family arsenosugar biosynthesis glycosyltransferase: MPRRLSVVVPAVDEAPTLRQRFGDLLALGDELVVSDGGSRDDTVALARAAGARIVEGPPGRGGQLRRGAAAATGDILLFLHADVRLPAGSGEAIRAAVDAGAVSGAFALRFEPSTPLLRLGERLVNWRTRRFLVPLGDQAQFVRRDLFKRIGGFPDWPILEDLDLTLRLRRIPGMVILPGPAVVSSRRFLVRGTWRTVAVDWLIWSLFLCGVSPHRLALLYRQVR; this comes from the coding sequence ATGCCACGCCGTCTCTCGGTCGTTGTTCCCGCCGTCGACGAAGCGCCGACCCTGCGCCAGAGATTCGGCGACCTGCTCGCGCTGGGCGACGAGCTCGTCGTCTCCGACGGCGGCAGCCGGGACGACACGGTCGCGCTCGCCCGCGCGGCGGGAGCCCGGATCGTCGAGGGCCCGCCGGGGCGTGGGGGACAGCTCCGGCGCGGCGCCGCCGCCGCCACCGGGGACATCCTTCTCTTCCTGCATGCGGACGTTCGTCTCCCGGCCGGTTCCGGCGAGGCGATCCGCGCGGCGGTCGACGCCGGAGCGGTGAGCGGCGCGTTCGCGCTGCGCTTCGAGCCTTCCACGCCGTTGCTCCGACTGGGCGAGCGGCTGGTGAACTGGCGAACGCGACGATTCCTCGTCCCGCTCGGCGACCAGGCGCAGTTCGTGCGGCGCGATCTGTTCAAGCGCATCGGCGGATTCCCCGACTGGCCGATCCTCGAAGACCTCGACCTCACGCTGCGGCTCCGCCGGATTCCGGGAATGGTGATCCTCCCCGGGCCGGCGGTCGTGTCCTCCCGACGATTCCTGGTGCGCGGCACCTGGCGCACCGTCGCGGTCGACTGGCTGATCTGGTCGCTCTTCCTCTGCGGCGTCTCGCCGCATCGTCTCGCGCTCCTCTATCGCCAGGTTCGCTGA
- a CDS encoding HU family DNA-binding protein, producing MAGKADIVEYVADKVEGLTKKQAAEAFEAVVGAVVAHLKKADRVQLPGFGSFAVSARKARKGRNPATGATITIKASKNVRFKAGKELKDALNKGKK from the coding sequence ATGGCTGGCAAGGCTGACATCGTGGAGTACGTTGCGGACAAGGTCGAGGGACTCACCAAGAAGCAGGCCGCCGAGGCGTTCGAGGCCGTCGTCGGCGCGGTGGTCGCCCACCTGAAGAAGGCCGATCGCGTGCAGCTTCCGGGCTTCGGCAGCTTCGCGGTGAGCGCCCGCAAGGCGCGCAAGGGTCGCAACCCCGCCACCGGCGCGACCATCACCATCAAGGCCAGCAAGAACGTCCGCTTCAAGGCTGGCAAGGAGCTGAAGGACGCCCTCAACAAGGGCAAGAAGTAA
- a CDS encoding methionyl-tRNA formyltransferase produces the protein MPRIEKIVFFGTPDFAVPTLAALGEAGLAPCLVVSQPDRPAGRGQTLTAPPVARFAREHGLPLRQVERVRDPAFLADLAELAPDLAIVVAFGQIFPQALLDLPQLGCVNLHASLLPRWRGAAPIQAAIAAGDERTGVTTMQMEAGLDSGPILLQREAAIGPEETAGELFVRLADLGAAVMVETVRALGAGELAPRPQPADGVTFAGKLKREQGRVDWTRPAEELARLLRAATPWPGLAAELGAAPVRLVAARALAERAPSRAAAGEVLGLRGDALAVAAGDGSVLALDRVQRPGRRAVLGREFANGERLEPGARFQ, from the coding sequence ATGCCTCGCATCGAGAAGATCGTCTTCTTCGGGACCCCCGACTTCGCCGTGCCGACGCTCGCCGCGCTGGGCGAGGCCGGCCTCGCTCCGTGCCTCGTGGTCAGCCAACCGGATCGTCCGGCCGGGCGCGGGCAGACGTTGACCGCACCGCCCGTCGCGCGGTTCGCCCGGGAGCACGGACTGCCGCTGCGGCAGGTCGAGCGCGTGCGCGATCCCGCGTTCCTGGCCGACCTCGCCGAGCTCGCTCCGGACCTGGCGATCGTCGTGGCGTTCGGCCAGATCTTCCCGCAGGCGCTTCTCGACCTGCCGCAGCTCGGCTGCGTGAACCTCCACGCCTCGCTGCTGCCGCGGTGGCGCGGTGCGGCGCCGATTCAGGCGGCCATCGCCGCGGGAGACGAGCGGACCGGGGTGACCACGATGCAGATGGAGGCCGGGCTCGACAGCGGCCCGATCCTGCTGCAGCGCGAGGCCGCCATCGGCCCGGAGGAGACCGCCGGCGAGCTCTTCGTTCGCCTCGCCGACCTCGGAGCGGCGGTCATGGTCGAGACGGTTCGCGCCCTCGGTGCCGGCGAGCTTGCCCCCCGGCCGCAGCCCGCCGACGGGGTGACCTTCGCCGGCAAGCTGAAGCGGGAACAGGGCCGGGTCGACTGGACCCGTCCAGCCGAGGAGCTGGCTCGCCTGCTGCGCGCGGCCACCCCTTGGCCCGGGCTCGCGGCCGAGCTCGGCGCGGCGCCGGTGCGGCTGGTGGCGGCGCGGGCGCTCGCGGAGCGTGCGCCAAGCCGAGCCGCGGCGGGCGAGGTGCTCGGGCTGCGCGGCGATGCGCTGGCGGTCGCGGCGGGCGACGGCTCGGTCCTCGCGCTCGACCGCGTGCAGCGACCGGGTCGGCGTGCTGTTCTCGGGCGCGAGTTCGCCAACGGCGAGCGCCTCGAGCCTGGAGCGAGGTTTCAATGA
- a CDS encoding septal ring lytic transglycosylase RlpA family protein, whose amino-acid sequence MDDVRLLPAGRGMGAHRWLPLVAIALAGISCARPSARLAPGGSVERGVASWYGPDFHGRRTANGERYDMHALTAAHPSLPFDTLVEVRNLDNGRTIRVRINDRGPFKKRRIIDLSFAAANELDMVANGTARVELVPLGLTAPEFPRFTVQVAAFQERERADQLAKELCERQPGAEVRSEGPWHRVQIGRFAARELAEELQRQLVSQGIAALVVALP is encoded by the coding sequence ATGGACGACGTTCGACTCCTCCCGGCAGGGAGAGGAATGGGCGCCCACCGGTGGCTTCCACTCGTGGCGATCGCGCTTGCAGGGATCTCCTGCGCGCGTCCGTCGGCACGACTTGCCCCCGGGGGTAGCGTCGAGCGCGGCGTGGCCTCCTGGTACGGTCCCGACTTCCACGGGCGCCGGACGGCCAACGGCGAGCGCTACGACATGCACGCGCTCACCGCCGCCCACCCTTCACTGCCATTCGACACGCTGGTCGAGGTCCGAAACCTCGACAACGGACGCACGATTCGCGTCCGCATCAACGATCGCGGGCCTTTCAAGAAGCGCCGCATCATCGATCTCTCCTTCGCCGCCGCCAACGAGCTCGACATGGTGGCCAACGGCACGGCACGGGTCGAGCTGGTCCCGCTCGGCCTGACCGCCCCCGAGTTCCCCCGGTTCACGGTCCAGGTCGCCGCCTTCCAGGAAAGGGAGCGGGCCGACCAACTGGCCAAGGAGCTCTGCGAGCGACAACCCGGCGCCGAAGTCCGGTCCGAGGGGCCGTGGCACCGGGTCCAGATCGGCCGCTTCGCCGCCCGCGAGCTCGCCGAAGAGCTCCAGCGGCAACTGGTCAGCCAGGGAATCGCCGCGCTGGTCGTCGCTCTGCCCTGA
- a CDS encoding 16S rRNA (cytosine(967)-C(5))-methyltransferase RsmB, translated as MSRRLESTPRRPESVAGRRVTPRRSPQDDVRAVAAWVVDRTLASLSPVDAFLDGALTRLDERDRPLLRELALGTLRWLRRLDHVIAAASHREFASIAPELRSILRVATYQILFLDRVPAHAAVDEAVNQAHARSHSGGASFVNAVLRRIARTPTLEAWPVVEADPVRRLALETSHPDFLVRRWLDRFGAAAARGLLDADNRSKPLHLLAFRDRGGRELAAEALIEAGIEVVPSALAPLGLTVREGLPWTTAPFRDGQLYVQDEASQVAALVPPPVAGERILDCAAAPGGKAFSLLAFEPGVRLVAADVDVERVALMRRNAGRLGRAMPILVADAGRLPSTAAFDRVVVDLPCSGTGTLRKHPELKWRLSEGEIARLASLGGRLLSGAARTVLPGGLLVAITCSLEMEENEETVASFLACEPQFRLLPLAERLAPPIDRYVVGPGLWRLPTADGHDGFTVSVLQRVK; from the coding sequence ATGAGCCGGCGCCTGGAGTCGACCCCGCGGCGGCCCGAATCGGTCGCCGGCCGTCGCGTCACGCCGCGACGCTCACCGCAGGACGACGTGCGAGCGGTGGCCGCCTGGGTCGTCGACCGGACCCTGGCCTCGCTTTCGCCGGTTGACGCCTTCCTCGACGGCGCACTGACTCGCCTCGACGAGCGCGATCGGCCGCTGCTGCGAGAGCTCGCCCTGGGGACGCTCCGCTGGCTGCGCCGACTCGACCACGTGATCGCCGCGGCGAGCCATCGCGAGTTCGCGTCGATCGCCCCGGAGCTGCGGTCGATCCTGCGGGTCGCGACCTATCAGATCCTCTTCCTCGATCGGGTCCCGGCGCATGCGGCGGTCGACGAGGCGGTGAATCAGGCGCACGCACGGAGCCACAGCGGCGGGGCGAGCTTCGTCAACGCGGTGCTCCGGCGGATCGCGCGGACCCCGACCCTCGAAGCCTGGCCTGTCGTAGAGGCGGATCCGGTGCGGCGACTCGCTCTCGAGACGAGTCACCCCGACTTTCTCGTGCGGCGCTGGCTCGATCGCTTCGGCGCGGCGGCGGCGCGCGGTCTCCTCGATGCGGACAATCGGAGCAAACCGTTGCACCTGCTGGCTTTTCGCGATCGCGGTGGGCGTGAGCTGGCGGCCGAGGCGCTGATCGAAGCGGGCATCGAGGTGGTGCCGAGTGCCCTGGCTCCTCTCGGTCTGACGGTGCGAGAGGGTCTGCCCTGGACGACCGCGCCGTTTCGCGACGGGCAGCTCTACGTCCAGGACGAGGCGAGCCAGGTCGCGGCCCTCGTGCCGCCGCCAGTGGCGGGCGAGCGGATCCTCGACTGCGCGGCTGCGCCCGGGGGCAAGGCCTTCTCGCTCCTGGCGTTCGAGCCCGGGGTGCGGTTGGTCGCCGCCGACGTGGACGTCGAGCGCGTGGCGCTGATGCGACGGAACGCCGGGCGCCTGGGGCGTGCGATGCCCATTCTGGTCGCGGATGCGGGCCGGCTCCCCTCCACGGCGGCCTTCGACCGGGTCGTCGTCGACCTGCCGTGCTCCGGGACGGGGACGCTGCGCAAGCATCCCGAGCTGAAGTGGCGGCTCTCCGAGGGCGAGATCGCCCGATTGGCGTCTCTCGGCGGTCGGCTTCTGTCCGGCGCCGCGCGCACGGTCCTCCCCGGCGGTCTCCTGGTGGCCATCACTTGCTCCCTGGAGATGGAGGAGAACGAGGAGACGGTCGCCTCCTTCCTCGCCTGCGAGCCACAGTTCCGGCTCCTGCCTCTTGCCGAGCGGCTCGCTCCGCCGATCGACCGGTACGTCGTCGGCCCGGGGCTCTGGCGTCTGCCGACTGCCGACGGTCACGACGGCTTCACGGTCTCGGTGCTGCAACGCGTGAAATAG
- a CDS encoding DUF1343 domain-containing protein — protein sequence MIATGLDRLLSDPGSLRGRRYALLAHGAAVSASLEPAHLALARVARPTLLLAPEHGYYGVEQDMIAARERLDPWTGVPIHSLYGDSLATLRPSPEVFSGIDLLLVDLQDVGARYYTYVATAIWAAEVAARSGCEVWFLDRPNPLGGEVVEGPWRSPGFESFVGAFELPVRHGLTPGEIAIREASHGGWRDALRVVTVEGWHRRALWPEWGRPWIAPSPNMPSHATATLYPGLCLLEATELSEGRGTTRPFHLVGGPGIEPCELAGAIGALAPPGLRAVPTYFRPQFQKHAGEVCGGVELVVTDAAAVRSFAFGVRLIALLARRWPEPFAWRKDPYEFVIDRPAIDLLVGSTRLRDILALESGVDEALEGWIASFSADEARFRELRQPWLLYPEQP from the coding sequence ATGATCGCCACCGGTCTCGATCGGCTGCTTTCCGACCCGGGGAGCCTGCGCGGTCGCCGCTACGCGCTGCTCGCGCACGGCGCCGCGGTCAGCGCGTCGCTCGAGCCGGCACACCTCGCGCTCGCCCGTGTCGCCCGTCCGACCCTGCTACTTGCTCCGGAGCACGGCTACTACGGCGTCGAGCAGGACATGATCGCGGCGCGCGAACGCCTCGACCCGTGGACAGGGGTGCCGATCCACTCGCTCTATGGCGACTCGCTCGCCACCTTGCGACCGTCCCCCGAAGTCTTCTCCGGGATCGACCTCCTCCTGGTCGATCTGCAGGACGTCGGGGCGCGCTATTACACCTACGTCGCGACGGCGATCTGGGCCGCCGAGGTCGCCGCCCGAAGTGGCTGCGAGGTCTGGTTCCTCGATCGTCCGAATCCGCTCGGCGGCGAGGTCGTCGAGGGACCCTGGCGCAGCCCGGGGTTCGAGTCGTTCGTCGGGGCCTTCGAGCTCCCCGTCCGCCACGGCCTGACGCCTGGGGAGATCGCGATCCGCGAAGCGTCGCACGGCGGTTGGCGCGATGCGCTCCGGGTCGTGACCGTCGAGGGCTGGCACCGTCGGGCCCTCTGGCCCGAATGGGGGCGGCCGTGGATCGCTCCGTCTCCGAACATGCCGAGTCATGCGACCGCGACGCTCTATCCCGGTCTCTGCCTGCTCGAGGCGACGGAGCTTTCGGAGGGACGCGGGACCACCCGACCTTTCCATCTGGTCGGCGGGCCGGGGATCGAGCCATGTGAGCTCGCGGGGGCGATCGGTGCCCTGGCTCCGCCGGGCCTCCGGGCCGTGCCGACCTACTTCCGCCCGCAGTTTCAGAAGCACGCCGGTGAGGTGTGCGGTGGGGTGGAGCTCGTCGTCACCGACGCGGCCGCGGTGCGCTCCTTTGCCTTCGGTGTCCGGCTGATCGCCCTGCTCGCCCGGCGGTGGCCCGAGCCGTTCGCCTGGCGGAAGGACCCGTACGAATTCGTCATCGACCGCCCGGCCATCGACCTCCTCGTCGGATCGACGCGCTTGCGCGACATTCTCGCGCTGGAGTCCGGTGTGGACGAGGCGCTGGAAGGGTGGATCGCGAGCTTCAGTGCGGACGAGGCTCGGTTTCGCGAGCTGCGGCAACCCTGGCTGTTGTACCCGGAGCAACCATGA